A section of the Drosophila subobscura isolate 14011-0131.10 chromosome A, UCBerk_Dsub_1.0, whole genome shotgun sequence genome encodes:
- the LOC117903643 gene encoding eye-specific diacylglycerol kinase isoform X15, which produces MQRLRTTFTRSRTPTGAEMKMQNSLEVPKQVRSASFDEMQLEAQRTSSNRLRQRASSSAEGRALEVDRLQVPAGHGRSRSFDSAVIDPTSEDSGAFLDVPRRNKIPRRSSSSSPKTPPPCFHCQLVRQYERQMTAEQRFFIDHRELTALSFYSDDDDDDDEEEGAVGGEGLCEDMQGACGGRPLPDVNNEAVARAQAILASTFENDPSTDCEDDAVDMDLGLIHLSIEQSRARIPRQMRRHTIDSSVGNSEDEGVDGSGPNSNNSPYFGNTLMPPRPCGITFTLSPTNGDCPFLPTFAFPIDPNSPPGSPSPTQSPSPSPSPSPSPTPSVVLAVPPPALELPSCSTGNGSGQQLLGSTAAVAAAALTLPAIASSQAAAAMATGAVCTLADADDAAAALGAMGLPVRPRRRSISRQEAIFVEPTGSSLENVSMSIEKADSIDAASTRANCGSPTGMFAVAHRTGFVVQDIYLTVPDLRRDRAASVDSCFSKLSSGNKTEELQPTVDGCYLTVPVINTTRSRSVDIVLPTDEQARYKALAMTGNEPGTYGRTATGSSARRPIRIVPDWTENAINGEHYWKTSSASGDLCCLNEECIKSGQRLKCSACQLVAHLNCIPYVNEKPTLLCKPTYRDVGIRQYREQTTTHHHWVHRKMEKGKCKQCGKNIMFESIPQAVQSKLFGSKEIVALSCAWCHEIYHNKDTCFNQEKIGEECRLGNYAPIIVPPSWIVKLPNKGNFKSSIRVSNKNSATGSSAAGAGGGTAAGAPGGPGGPGGPGGPGGFGGKGKKQTTRRQRGKDEKKGEPRAFIVKPIPSPEVIPVIVFINPKSGGNQGVKLLGKFQHLLNPRQVFDLTQGGPKMGLEMFRKAPNLRVLACGGDGTVGWVLSVLDQIHPPLSPCPAVGVLPLGTGNDLARALGWGGYFSCQGYTDEPVGKILREIGMSQCVLMDRWRVKVSPNDDVCDDHMDRSKANVPLNVINNYFSFGVDAHIALEFHEAREAHPERFNSRLRNKMYYGQMGGKDLILRQYRNLSQWVTLECDGNDFTSKLRDAGCHAVLFLNIPSYGGGTHPWNDSFGATKPTIDDGLMEVVGLTTYQLPMLQAGMHGTCICQCRQARIITKRTIPMQVDGEACRVKPSIIEIELLNKALMLTKCKNGRGDVQVNPLEKLQLNILRITMQQYEQYHYQREMLSKLANKLGQIEIDSQCDLDHVRNMLNAKFEESITYPKVSQDWCFVDACTAEHYFRIDRAQEHLHYICDIAIDDLLILDHELATMPQTPDQERSFAAFSQRQAQTERRQMDQAQGHAPGSTALYWNKLPMPYY; this is translated from the exons ATGCAACGTCTTCGCACGACCTTCACGCGTTCGCGGACGCCCACCGGTgccgaaatgaaaatgcagaaCAGCCTCGAGGTGCCCAAACAG GTGCGTTCCGCCTCCTTTGACGAGATGCAACTGGAGGCGCAGCGCACGTCCTCGAACCGACTGAGGCAGCGTGCCTCTTCGTCGGCGGAGGGGCGTGCCTTGGAGGTGGATCGTCTGCAGGTGCCGGCCGGGCATGGCCGCTCGCGCAGCTTCGATTCGGCTGTCATCGATCCGACAAGCGAGGATTCCGGGGCTTTCCTGGATGTGCCGCGTCGCAACAAGATTCCGCGACGCAGCAGCTCGTCGAGCCCGAAGACCCCGCCGCCGTGCTTCCATTGCCAATTGGTGAGGCAGTACGAGCGCCAGATGACAGCGGAGCAGCGCTTCTTCATCGATCATCGAGAGCTGACCGCTCTCAGCTTCTACagcgatgatgacgatgacgacgacgaggaggaagGCGCAGTGGGCGGTGAAGGCCTGTGCGAAGACATGCAGGGTGCCTGCGGCGGACGGCCGCTGCCCGATGTGAACAACGAGGCAGTGGCCCGGGCGCAGGCCATTCTGGCATCAACTTTCGAGAACGATCCTAGCACCGATTGCGAGGACGATGCCGTCGATATGGACCTGGGATTAATCCACCTGAGCATCGAGCAGTCACGGGCCCGCATTCCGCGGCAGATGCGGCGCCACACCATCGACAGCTCTGTAGGCAACTCTGAGGATGAGGGCGTCGACGGATCCGGCCCCAACTCCAATAATTCGCCGTACTTCGGCAACACCCTGATGCCACCCAGGCCCTGCGGCATCACCTTCACCCTGTCACCCACCAACGGCGACTGTCCGTTCCTCCCGACCTTCGCTTTTCCCATTGATCCCAACTCTCCGCCAGGCTCGCCCTCGCCCACCCAGtcaccatcgccatcgccgtcACCATCCCCGTCGCCCACACCTTCGGTGGTGCTGGCTGTTCCACCGCCCGCGTTGGAGCTTCCGTCCTGCTCCACTGGTAACGGCAGCGGACAGCAGCTGTTGGGATCGACCGCCGcggtggccgccgccgccctcACTCTACCGGCGATTGCCTCCTcgcaggcagctgcagccatgGCCACCGGAGCGGTCTGCACCCTGGCGGATGCGgacgatgctgctgccgctttggGGGCAATGGGACTGCCGGTTAGACCCAGGCGCCGGTCCATCTCGCGGCAGGAGGCCATCTTTGTGGAGCCCACCGGCAGTTCGCTGGAGAATGTCTCGATGTCGATTGAAAAGGCGGACTCCATTGATGCCGCCTCCACCAGGGCCAACTGCGGTTCACCCACGGGCATGTTTGCCGTGGCCCATCGCACGGGATTTGTGGTGCAGGATATCTACTTGACCGTGCCGGATCTGCGACGAGATCGTGCCGCCTCCGTGGACTCATGCTTCTCGAAGCTCTCATCAGGCAACAAAACCGAGGAGCTACAGCCCACCGTGGATGGCTGCTACCTGACCGTACCGGTGATCAACACCACTCGATCCCGATCGGTGGACATTGTTCTGCCCACCGATGAGCAGGCTCGCTACAAGGCCCTGGCCATGACTGGCAACGAACCAGGAACCTACGG GCGTACCGCTACAGGAAGCAGTGCCCGTAGGCCCATACGCATTGTACCCGATTGGACAGAGAATGCGATTAATGGCGAGCACTACTGGAAGACCTCGTCGGCGTCTGGCGATCTCTGTTGCCTCAACGAGGAGTGCATT AAGAGCGGCCAACGTTTGAAGTGCTCCGCCTGTCAGCTGGTGGCCCACCTCAATTGCATACCGTATGTGAACGAGAAGCCGACGCTGCTGTGCAAGCCGACGTACCGGGATGTGGGCATCAGGCAGTACCGGGAGCAGACGACCACCCACCATCATTGGGTGCACCGCAAGATGGAGAAGGGGAAGTGCAAGCAGTGTGGCAAG AATATTATGTTTGAATCCATACCGCAGGCGGTTCAGAGCAAGCTGTTTGGCTCGAAAGAAATTGTAGCTTTGTCCTGTGCCTGGTGCCATGAGATCTATCACAACAAGGACACGTGCTTCAACCAGGAGAAAATTGGCGAAGAGTGTCGTCTCG GCAACTATGCGCCGATTATTGTGCCACCATCGTGGATTGTCAAGCTGCCGAACAAGGGCAACTTCAAGTCATCCATTCGGGTGAGCAATAAGAACAGTGCCACCGGCTCCTCCGCTGCTGGAGCCGGCGGTGGCACTGCAGCTGGCGCACCCGGCGGCCCTGGTGGACCTGGCGGACCCGGCGGCCCTGGTGGCTTTGGTGGCAAAGGCAAGAAGCAGACTACGCGCCGGCAGAGGGGCAAGGACGAGAAGAAGGGAGAACCGCGCGCATTCATCGTGAAGCCCATTCCATCGCCGGAGGTAATACCGGTCATTGTCTTTATTAATCCCAAGTCCGGTGGCAATCAGGGCGTCAAGCTGCTCGGCAAGTTCCAGCACCTCCTCAATCCACGCCAGGTGTTCGATCTGACCCAGGGTGGTCCCAAAATGGG TCTGGAAATGTTTCGCAAGGCACCGAATCTTCGGGTTTTGGCCTGCGGCGGCGATGGCACCGTCGGCTGGGTGTTGTCCGTCCTCGATCAGATCCATCCACCATTGTCACCGTGCCCGGCCGTCGGTGTGCTGCCATTGGGGACGGGCAACGATCTCGCACGCGCTCTTGGATGGGGCGGG TATTTCTCCTGTCAGGGCTACACGGACGAACCGGTTGGCAAAATCCTGCGCGAGATCGGCATGTCGCAGTGCGTCCTCATGGATCGCTGGCGCGTCAAGGTCTCGCCCAACGATGACGTCTGCGACGATCACATGGACCGCAGCAAGGCGAACGTGCCCCTGAACGTGATCAACAACTACTTCTCGTTCGGTGTGGATGCCCACATCGCTCTGGAGTTTCACGAGGCACGCGAGGCCCATCCGGAGCGGTTCAACTCGCGACTCCGCAACAAGATGTACTACGGCCAGATGGGGGGCAAGGATCTGATCCTGCGCCAGTACCGCAACCTCTCCCAGTGGGTGACCCTCGAGTGCGATGGCAACGACTTCACCAGCAAGCTGCGGGATGCCGGCTGCCATGCCGTACTCTTCCTGAACATACCCAG CTATGGCGGCGGCACACATCCCTGGAACGATTCGTTCGGGGCGACGAAGCCCACCATCGACGACGGCCTGATGGAGGTGGTGGGTCTGACCACCTACCAGCTGCCGATGCTGCAGGCGGGCATGCACGGCACCTGCATTTGCCAGTGCCGGCAGGCGCGAATTATCACGAAGCGCACCATACCGATGCAGGTGGATGGTGAGGCGTGTCGGGTGAAGCCGTCGATCATTGAGATCGAGCTGTTGAATAAGGCGTTGATGCTGACCAAGTGCAAGAATGGACGTGGCGATGTCCA AGTAAATCCCCTGGAGAAGCTTCAATTGAATATACTGCGCATTACGATGCAGCAGTATGAGCAATACCACTACCAAAGGGAGATGCTCAGTAAGCTGGCGAACAAGCTTGGCCAGATCGAGATCGACTCACAATGCGATCTGGATCATGTCCGAAATATGCTCAATGCCAAATTCGAAGAGTCCATCACCTATCCGAAGGTATCGCAGGACTGGTGTTTCGTAGACG CCTGCACTGCAGAGCACTACTTCCGCATCGACAGGGCGCAGGAACACTTACACTACATCTGTGACATCGCCATTGACGACTTACTTATATTGGATCACGAGCTCGCCACCATGCCCCAAACACCCGATCAGGAACGCTCATTTGCCGCATTCTCGCAGCGCCAGGCGCAGACAGAGCGCAGACAGATGGATCAGGCCCAGGGCCATGCACCAGGCAGCACCG CCCTATACTGGAACAAACTTCCGATGCCATACTACTAG
- the LOC117903643 gene encoding eye-specific diacylglycerol kinase isoform X10, which translates to MQRLRTTFTRSRTPTGAEMKMQNSLEVPKQVRSASFDEMQLEAQRTSSNRLRQRASSSAEGRALEVDRLQVPAGHGRSRSFDSAVIDPTSEDSGAFLDVPRRNKIPRRSSSSSPKTPPPCFHCQLVRQYERQMTAEQRFFIDHRELTALSFYSDDDDDDDEEEGAVGGEGLCEDMQGACGGRPLPDVNNEAVARAQAILASTFENDPSTDCEDDAVDMDLGLIHLSIEQSRARIPRQMRRHTIDSSVGNSEDEGVDGSGPNSNNSPYFGNTLMPPRPCGITFTLSPTNGDCPFLPTFAFPIDPNSPPGSPSPTQSPSPSPSPSPSPTPSVVLAVPPPALELPSCSTGNGSGQQLLGSTAAVAAAALTLPAIASSQAAAAMATGAVCTLADADDAAAALGAMGLPVRPRRRSISRQEAIFVEPTGSSLENVSMSIEKADSIDAASTRANCGSPTGMFAVAHRTGFVVQDIYLTVPDLRRDRAASVDSCFSKLSSGNKTEELQPTVDGCYLTVPVINTTRSRSVDIVLPTDEQARYKALAMTGNEPGTYGRTATGSSARRPIRIVPDWTENAINGEHYWKTSSASGDLCCLNEECIKSGQRLKCSACQLVAHLNCIPYVNEKPTLLCKPTYRDVGIRQYREQTTTHHHWVHRKMEKGKCKQCGKNIMFESIPQAVQSKLFGSKEIVALSCAWCHEIYHNKDTCFNQEKIGEECRLGNYAPIIVPPSWIVKLPNKGNFKSSIRVSNKNSATGSSAAGAGGGTAAGAPGGPGGPGGPGGPGGFGGKGKKQTTRRQRGKDEKKGEPRAFIVKPIPSPEVIPVIVFINPKSGGNQGVKLLGKFQHLLNPRQVFDLTQGGPKMGLEMFRKAPNLRVLACGGDGTVGWVLSVLDQIHPPLSPCPAVGVLPLGTGNDLARALGWGGGYTDEPVGKILREIGMSQCVLMDRWRVKVSPNDDVCDDHMDRSKANVPLNVINNYFSFGVDAHIALEFHEAREAHPERFNSRLRNKMYYGQMGGKDLILRQYRNLSQWVTLECDGNDFTSKLRDAGCHAVLFLNIPSYGGGTHPWNDSFGATKPTIDDGLMEVVGLTTYQLPMLQAGMHGTCICQCRQARIITKRTIPMQVDGEACRVKPSIIEIELLNKALMLTKCKNGRGDVQVNPLEKLQLNILRITMQQYEQYHYQREMLSKLANKLGQIEIDSQCDLDHVRNMLNAKFEESITYPKVSQDWCFVDACTAEHYFRIDRAQEHLHYICDIAIDDLLILDHELATMPQTPDQERSFAAFSQRQAQTERRQMDQAQGHAPGSTDEDLQIGSKPIKVMKWKSPILEQTSDAILLAAQSGDLNMLRALHEQGYSLQSVNKNGETALHFACKYNHKDIVKYIISCATKRVINMPDKDHGQTALHIAADTTRRELCVMLVAAGASLQARNAEGNTPMMVAFNRNANEIATYLESKIEDVETVKDDDEDEDERDSRTIIIVWPPPASSM; encoded by the exons ATGCAACGTCTTCGCACGACCTTCACGCGTTCGCGGACGCCCACCGGTgccgaaatgaaaatgcagaaCAGCCTCGAGGTGCCCAAACAG GTGCGTTCCGCCTCCTTTGACGAGATGCAACTGGAGGCGCAGCGCACGTCCTCGAACCGACTGAGGCAGCGTGCCTCTTCGTCGGCGGAGGGGCGTGCCTTGGAGGTGGATCGTCTGCAGGTGCCGGCCGGGCATGGCCGCTCGCGCAGCTTCGATTCGGCTGTCATCGATCCGACAAGCGAGGATTCCGGGGCTTTCCTGGATGTGCCGCGTCGCAACAAGATTCCGCGACGCAGCAGCTCGTCGAGCCCGAAGACCCCGCCGCCGTGCTTCCATTGCCAATTGGTGAGGCAGTACGAGCGCCAGATGACAGCGGAGCAGCGCTTCTTCATCGATCATCGAGAGCTGACCGCTCTCAGCTTCTACagcgatgatgacgatgacgacgacgaggaggaagGCGCAGTGGGCGGTGAAGGCCTGTGCGAAGACATGCAGGGTGCCTGCGGCGGACGGCCGCTGCCCGATGTGAACAACGAGGCAGTGGCCCGGGCGCAGGCCATTCTGGCATCAACTTTCGAGAACGATCCTAGCACCGATTGCGAGGACGATGCCGTCGATATGGACCTGGGATTAATCCACCTGAGCATCGAGCAGTCACGGGCCCGCATTCCGCGGCAGATGCGGCGCCACACCATCGACAGCTCTGTAGGCAACTCTGAGGATGAGGGCGTCGACGGATCCGGCCCCAACTCCAATAATTCGCCGTACTTCGGCAACACCCTGATGCCACCCAGGCCCTGCGGCATCACCTTCACCCTGTCACCCACCAACGGCGACTGTCCGTTCCTCCCGACCTTCGCTTTTCCCATTGATCCCAACTCTCCGCCAGGCTCGCCCTCGCCCACCCAGtcaccatcgccatcgccgtcACCATCCCCGTCGCCCACACCTTCGGTGGTGCTGGCTGTTCCACCGCCCGCGTTGGAGCTTCCGTCCTGCTCCACTGGTAACGGCAGCGGACAGCAGCTGTTGGGATCGACCGCCGcggtggccgccgccgccctcACTCTACCGGCGATTGCCTCCTcgcaggcagctgcagccatgGCCACCGGAGCGGTCTGCACCCTGGCGGATGCGgacgatgctgctgccgctttggGGGCAATGGGACTGCCGGTTAGACCCAGGCGCCGGTCCATCTCGCGGCAGGAGGCCATCTTTGTGGAGCCCACCGGCAGTTCGCTGGAGAATGTCTCGATGTCGATTGAAAAGGCGGACTCCATTGATGCCGCCTCCACCAGGGCCAACTGCGGTTCACCCACGGGCATGTTTGCCGTGGCCCATCGCACGGGATTTGTGGTGCAGGATATCTACTTGACCGTGCCGGATCTGCGACGAGATCGTGCCGCCTCCGTGGACTCATGCTTCTCGAAGCTCTCATCAGGCAACAAAACCGAGGAGCTACAGCCCACCGTGGATGGCTGCTACCTGACCGTACCGGTGATCAACACCACTCGATCCCGATCGGTGGACATTGTTCTGCCCACCGATGAGCAGGCTCGCTACAAGGCCCTGGCCATGACTGGCAACGAACCAGGAACCTACGG GCGTACCGCTACAGGAAGCAGTGCCCGTAGGCCCATACGCATTGTACCCGATTGGACAGAGAATGCGATTAATGGCGAGCACTACTGGAAGACCTCGTCGGCGTCTGGCGATCTCTGTTGCCTCAACGAGGAGTGCATT AAGAGCGGCCAACGTTTGAAGTGCTCCGCCTGTCAGCTGGTGGCCCACCTCAATTGCATACCGTATGTGAACGAGAAGCCGACGCTGCTGTGCAAGCCGACGTACCGGGATGTGGGCATCAGGCAGTACCGGGAGCAGACGACCACCCACCATCATTGGGTGCACCGCAAGATGGAGAAGGGGAAGTGCAAGCAGTGTGGCAAG AATATTATGTTTGAATCCATACCGCAGGCGGTTCAGAGCAAGCTGTTTGGCTCGAAAGAAATTGTAGCTTTGTCCTGTGCCTGGTGCCATGAGATCTATCACAACAAGGACACGTGCTTCAACCAGGAGAAAATTGGCGAAGAGTGTCGTCTCG GCAACTATGCGCCGATTATTGTGCCACCATCGTGGATTGTCAAGCTGCCGAACAAGGGCAACTTCAAGTCATCCATTCGGGTGAGCAATAAGAACAGTGCCACCGGCTCCTCCGCTGCTGGAGCCGGCGGTGGCACTGCAGCTGGCGCACCCGGCGGCCCTGGTGGACCTGGCGGACCCGGCGGCCCTGGTGGCTTTGGTGGCAAAGGCAAGAAGCAGACTACGCGCCGGCAGAGGGGCAAGGACGAGAAGAAGGGAGAACCGCGCGCATTCATCGTGAAGCCCATTCCATCGCCGGAGGTAATACCGGTCATTGTCTTTATTAATCCCAAGTCCGGTGGCAATCAGGGCGTCAAGCTGCTCGGCAAGTTCCAGCACCTCCTCAATCCACGCCAGGTGTTCGATCTGACCCAGGGTGGTCCCAAAATGGG TCTGGAAATGTTTCGCAAGGCACCGAATCTTCGGGTTTTGGCCTGCGGCGGCGATGGCACCGTCGGCTGGGTGTTGTCCGTCCTCGATCAGATCCATCCACCATTGTCACCGTGCCCGGCCGTCGGTGTGCTGCCATTGGGGACGGGCAACGATCTCGCACGCGCTCTTGGATGGGGCGGG GGCTACACGGACGAACCGGTTGGCAAAATCCTGCGCGAGATCGGCATGTCGCAGTGCGTCCTCATGGATCGCTGGCGCGTCAAGGTCTCGCCCAACGATGACGTCTGCGACGATCACATGGACCGCAGCAAGGCGAACGTGCCCCTGAACGTGATCAACAACTACTTCTCGTTCGGTGTGGATGCCCACATCGCTCTGGAGTTTCACGAGGCACGCGAGGCCCATCCGGAGCGGTTCAACTCGCGACTCCGCAACAAGATGTACTACGGCCAGATGGGGGGCAAGGATCTGATCCTGCGCCAGTACCGCAACCTCTCCCAGTGGGTGACCCTCGAGTGCGATGGCAACGACTTCACCAGCAAGCTGCGGGATGCCGGCTGCCATGCCGTACTCTTCCTGAACATACCCAG CTATGGCGGCGGCACACATCCCTGGAACGATTCGTTCGGGGCGACGAAGCCCACCATCGACGACGGCCTGATGGAGGTGGTGGGTCTGACCACCTACCAGCTGCCGATGCTGCAGGCGGGCATGCACGGCACCTGCATTTGCCAGTGCCGGCAGGCGCGAATTATCACGAAGCGCACCATACCGATGCAGGTGGATGGTGAGGCGTGTCGGGTGAAGCCGTCGATCATTGAGATCGAGCTGTTGAATAAGGCGTTGATGCTGACCAAGTGCAAGAATGGACGTGGCGATGTCCA AGTAAATCCCCTGGAGAAGCTTCAATTGAATATACTGCGCATTACGATGCAGCAGTATGAGCAATACCACTACCAAAGGGAGATGCTCAGTAAGCTGGCGAACAAGCTTGGCCAGATCGAGATCGACTCACAATGCGATCTGGATCATGTCCGAAATATGCTCAATGCCAAATTCGAAGAGTCCATCACCTATCCGAAGGTATCGCAGGACTGGTGTTTCGTAGACG CCTGCACTGCAGAGCACTACTTCCGCATCGACAGGGCGCAGGAACACTTACACTACATCTGTGACATCGCCATTGACGACTTACTTATATTGGATCACGAGCTCGCCACCATGCCCCAAACACCCGATCAGGAACGCTCATTTGCCGCATTCTCGCAGCGCCAGGCGCAGACAGAGCGCAGACAGATGGATCAGGCCCAGGGCCATGCACCAGGCAGCACCG ACGAGGATTTACAAATTGGCTCCAAGCCCATCAAAGTGATGAAGTGGAAGAG CCCTATACTGGAACAAACTTCCGATGCCATACTACTAGCAGCCCAAAGCGGTGATCTCAATATG TTACGTGCACTACATGAACAAGGATACTCATTGCAGTCAGTGAATAAGAATGGAGAGACGGCCCTGCACTTTGCTTGCAAATATAACCATAAGGACATTGTGAAATATATCATCTCATGTGCCACAAAACGCGTCATCAATATGCCCGACAAGGACCA CGGACAAACTGCTTTACATATCGCCGCTGATACGACTCGCAGGGAGCTCTGCGTGATGCTGGTGGCCGCTGGGGCAAGTCTGCAGGCACGCAACGCCGAAGGCAATACCCCCATGATGGTGGCCTTCAATCGGAATGCCAATGAGATAGCCACATATTTGGAAAGTAAGATTGAGGATGTGGAAACGGTTaaggatgacgatgaggatgaggacgagaGGGATAGCCGCACCATCATCATTGTCTGGCCGCCGCCGGCATCCTCCATGTAG